GTATTCAAATTTGCCGTAGGCACACGGATCAGCCGCAACGCATTCCTTCACCGCCTGGTTGAAATACTTTATTCACGTACCACAGCCGATTTTAAGCGCGGCACGTTCCGTGTCAAAGGCGATGTAGTGGACATTTACCCGGCTTACCTGGATTATGCTTATCGTATTTCGTTTTTTGGGGATGACATTGAAGAATTAAGCAGTTTCGATCCGGGCACAGGAAAGACGATCGAGAAAATGACCCACATGGTGCTTTTCCCGGCCAACCTGTACGTTGCGCCGCGCGAGCGCTTCACCCAATCCATCTGGGCCATACAGGAGGAGCTGGAAGTGCGCAAGAAGCAATTTATTGACGATCAGCGTTTCCTGGAAGCTAAGCGGCTGGAGGAAAGGGTTAACTACGACCTGGAGATGATACGTGAGCTGGGCTATTGCTCGGGCATTGAAAATTATTCAAGATTCTTTGACGGCCGCAAACCCGGCGCACGGCCCTTCTGCCTGCTCGACTATTTCCCGGACGATTATTTGATGGTGATAGATGAAAGCCATGTAACAGTCCCACAGATCAGGGCCATGTATGGCGGTGACCGTTCGCGTAAGATATCATTGGTTGAATACGGCTTTCGCCTGCCTGCTGCGCTGGACAACCGCCCCCTCAATTTCCAGGAATTTGAAAAACTGGCCCCGCAAACCATTTATGTGAGCGCCACCCCTGGTGATTTCGAACTTGAAAAATCGGGCGGTGTGGTAGTGGAACAGGTAATACGACCCACAGGCTTGCTAGACCCGGTGATTGATGTACGCCCGGTGATAAACCAGGTGGATGACCTGCTGGAAGAAGTTGACCAAACTGTAAAACAAGGCGACCGCGTGCTGGTAACTACCCTTACCAAACGTATGGCCGAGGAACTGGCGAAATATATGGACAGGCTGGGCATTAAATGCCGCTATATCCATAGCGAAGTAAAAACATTGGAAAGAGTTGAAATACTCCGAGGATTGCGTTTGGGTGAATTTGACGTACTGATCGGCATTAACTTACTGCGCGAGGGGCTCGACCTGCCCGAAGTTTCCCTGGTAGCTATCCTGGATGCGGATAAGGAAGGCTTCCTGCGCTCAGAACGTTCCCTGATACAAACCATCGGCCGGGCTGCCCGTAACGACCGTGGCCGGGTTATTATGTATGCCGATAAGATAACTGATTCCATGCAGATAACGATGGATGAAACCAACCGCCGCCGCGAAAAACAGGTTTTATACAATACCGAACATGGTATCACTCCAAAAACCGTCGGAAAATCGCGCGAAGCCATTATCGAACAAACCTCGGTGATGGACTTTGTAGGTGGCGTGCAAAAAGCTTACGTCGAAGCGGACTCGGTTTCCCTGGCTGCCGACCCTATTGTACAGTACATGTCCAAACCTGACCTGAAAAAGGCTATCGAAAACACCCGCAAGGAGATGGTTACTGCTGCAAAAGATATGGATTTCCTGCTGGCAGCCAAGCTCCGCGACGAAATGTTCGCACTGGAAAAGTTAATGGATGAGAAATTCTAATGTGCAGATTTCAAATGTGCGGATGTGCAGATCCATATCAGGTCAAAATATCATCGTAAGATCATAAATTACGCATACAGCGCCGCAATTGCCAGTTTGCACGTAACGGCAAGTAACAAAAGCCGGGTCAAAACGTCATAATTTTGTGGATCAGTGCGATGTCATATTTTTGCATCCTATCATACACAAACATTTTTAGCGTTATTAACTTATATTTGTATAATCAATTTTAGTGCAGATGATATTACTTCGTTTTCTATTTCTAGCC
Above is a window of Mucilaginibacter ginsenosidivorans DNA encoding:
- the uvrB gene encoding excinuclease ABC subunit UvrB; this encodes MDFKLTSEYQPTGDQPEAIKQLVQGVNNNDTYQTLLGVTGSGKTFTIANVIAQTQRPTLILSHNKTLAAQLYGEFKQFFPENAVNYFVSYYDYYQPEAFIPTTNTYIEKDLQINDEIEKLRLRTTSALMSGRRDVIVVSSISCIYGMGNPDDFKDSVFKFAVGTRISRNAFLHRLVEILYSRTTADFKRGTFRVKGDVVDIYPAYLDYAYRISFFGDDIEELSSFDPGTGKTIEKMTHMVLFPANLYVAPRERFTQSIWAIQEELEVRKKQFIDDQRFLEAKRLEERVNYDLEMIRELGYCSGIENYSRFFDGRKPGARPFCLLDYFPDDYLMVIDESHVTVPQIRAMYGGDRSRKISLVEYGFRLPAALDNRPLNFQEFEKLAPQTIYVSATPGDFELEKSGGVVVEQVIRPTGLLDPVIDVRPVINQVDDLLEEVDQTVKQGDRVLVTTLTKRMAEELAKYMDRLGIKCRYIHSEVKTLERVEILRGLRLGEFDVLIGINLLREGLDLPEVSLVAILDADKEGFLRSERSLIQTIGRAARNDRGRVIMYADKITDSMQITMDETNRRREKQVLYNTEHGITPKTVGKSREAIIEQTSVMDFVGGVQKAYVEADSVSLAADPIVQYMSKPDLKKAIENTRKEMVTAAKDMDFLLAAKLRDEMFALEKLMDEKF